A region from the Falco peregrinus isolate bFalPer1 chromosome 19, bFalPer1.pri, whole genome shotgun sequence genome encodes:
- the NCKAP1L gene encoding nck-associated protein 1-like isoform X2, whose amino-acid sequence MSLPSIYQNKFAEKLTILNDRGQGVLVRIYNIKKTCSDPKTRPPFFSDKAMESSIKFISKKFPHLDQHLGPVHKDKGDITRALGPFYHSFLDVLEFRDHVYELLNTIDANQCFFDIHVNYDFTKSYLDLVVTYVSLVLLLARTEDRRLLIGLYHCAHEMSHGSSDPSFTRLGQMVLEYDHPLKKLMEEFGPHTKAVTSALLSLHFLFARRNQGAEQWRSDQLLSLLSTTGTMLSPASSDTMACEYLSLEVMERWILMGFLVCPGALSSSPQCLELWRLALQGSLYITLLRDEALQIHKVTEELLSSLKGYGKRVADLKECKEHAVVHSGSLHRGRRVYLRGAVRELEALLEDQPGLLGPKALFVFMALSFCRDEVRWLVRHAEHVTKTKTPEDFADSHVAELLFLMEQLRSLVRRRVGVLQRYHVQYLARFDALVLSEVIQNLSVCPEEESIILSSFVSSLSALSVKEVDDKEQFDFTPLRLDWFRLQAYTSVAKASLPLGSNPDVGRIMNLIVFHTKLLDSLEELLAESSDLSDLCFYPRPVEKMFVATMEESSMLRYSIAFPLLCSHFSHCVHPMCPEEYPHLKAIALGLCNKFLEEMAWQASTCIMDVCAEQHKLSEQLLPKHCASTVSKARNKKTLKQSAKKGEPERDKPGAESQRKDRTLTTNMDKLHLILAELSLSLNHVPNFTIFEHMVTPAEYLSSHLETRFTKAIVAMAGYSQATQEVVRPSEVLAGLSAYMTFIQSLGQFVGLDTGRIIRSVLLQQTQPRDAAGEQTLTTIYTNWYLEALLRQASTGAIVLAPALQAFTTVPREGEPPFSAAEFSDVSEMRALAELIGPYGMKFLSDNLMWHVGSQVTELKKLVNENMDTLVQLRSSSCKPEQMAALLPRLTSAENVLKRMTIIGEILSFRAMAQQGLREVFSHHCPFLMGPIECLTDVVTPETDIQVTLSIFELASATGIPCEVDPALVNVLASSKTDGSSPEEDYKVACLLLVFLAVSLPLLASDPASIYNTDMDGYNNNIHCLAKAIIHVSAALFTVHNKNIETHLKEFLLLASVSLLHLGQEMDKVRARNRDSISLLMQLIVAESSFLTVDMLEACFPYVLLRNAYREVCRENMLSRVHLH is encoded by the exons ATGTCGCTGCCCTCCATCTACCAGAACAAGTTTGCTGAGAAGCTGACGATCCTCAATGACCGGGGACAGGGTGTCCTTGTCCGCATCTACAACATCAAGAAG ACCTGCTCCGACCCCAAGACACGGCCGCCTTTCTTCAGTGACAAGGCCATGGAGTCCTCCATCAAGTTCATCAGCAAGAAGTTTCCTCACCTGGAT CAACACCTAGGGCCAGTGCACAAGGACAAGGGGGACATTACCCGGGCGTTGGGACCCTTTTACCACTCCTTCCTGGATGTCCTGGAGTTCAGG GACCACGTCTATGAGCTACTGAACACAATCGATGCCAACCAGTGCTTCTTTGATATC CATGTCAACTATGATTTCACCAAGAGCTACCTGGACCTGGTTGTCACCTATgtgtcccttgtcctgctgctggcccgCACTGAGGACCGCCGGCTGCTCATCGGCCTGTACCACTGTGCCCACGAGATGAGCCATGGCTCAAG TGACCCCAGCTTCACCCGCCTGGGACAGATGGTGCTGGAGTACGACCACCCCCTCAAGAAGCTGATGGAGGAATTTGGGCCACACACTAAG GCTGTCACCAGTGCCCTCCTGTCCCTCCATTTCCTCTTTGCCCGGAGGAAccagggtgctgagcagtggCGCAGCGACCAGCTCCTCAGTCTGCTCAGCACCACCGGCACCATGCTTAGCCCTGCCAGCTCTGACACC ATGGCCTGTGAGTACCTGTCCCTGGAGGTGATGGAGCGCTGGATCCTCA TGGGGTTCCTGGTGTGCCCAGGGGCGCTGAGCTCGTCCCCACAGTGCCTGGAGCTGTGGCGGCTGGCGCTGCAGGGCTCACTTTACATCACCCTCCTCCGTGATGAAGCTCTCCAGATCCACAAGGTCACCGAGGAGTTGCTCAGCAGCCTCAAAGG GTATGGGAAGCGGGTGGCTGATCTCAAGGAGTGCAAGGAACATGCTGTGGTTCACAG TGGCTCCCTGCACCGGGGCCGGCGGGTGTACCTGCGTGGGGCCGTGCGGGAGCTAGAGGCACTGCTGGAGgaccagcctgggctgctgggacCCAAG GCCCTCTTTGTCTTCATGGCACTCTCCTTCTGCCGGGACGAGGTGAGGTGGCTGGTGCGGCACGCTGAGCATGTCACCAAGACCAAGACACCTGAGGACTTCGCTGACAG CCACGTcgcagagctgctttttctcatgGAGCAGCTGCGGAGCCTGGTGCGGCGGCGGGTTGGGGTGCTGCAGCGCTACCACGTCCAGTACCTAGCCCGCTTCGATGCCTTGGTGCTCAGCGAAGTCATCCAG AACCTTTCCGTGTGCCCCGAGGAGGAGTCCATCATTCTGTCGTCCTTCGTCAGCTCTCTCTCGGCTCTCTCTGTCAAGGAAG TTGATGACAAGGAGCAGTTTGATTTCACACCGCTCCGCCTGGACTGGTTCCGCCTGCAG GCCTACACCAGCGTGGCGAAGGCCTCGCTGCCACTGGGCTCCAACCCTGATGTGGGTCGCATCATGAACCTCATTGTTTTCCACACCAAACTGCTTGACTCCCTGGAGGAGCTACTGGCTGAGTCCTCTGACCTCTCCGACCTGTG TTTCTACCCTCGCCCTGTGGAGAAGATGTTTGTGGCGACGATGGAGGAGTCCTCGATGCTGCGCTACAGCAttgccttccctctgctctgcagccacttCTCCCACTGTGTCCATCCCATGTGCCCAGAGGAG TATCCCCACCTGAAGGCCATAGCACTGGGGCTGTGCAACAAGTTCCTGGAGGAGATGGCCTGGCAGGCCAGCACCTGCATCATGGATGtctgtgctgagcagcacaAGCTCAGTGAGCAG ctgctgcccaagCACTGTGCCTCTACCGTCAGCAAAGCCCGCAACAAGAAGACTCTGAAGCAGTCAGCCAAGAAGGGGGAGCCTGAGCGGGACAAGCCAGGGGCTGAAAGCCAGAGGAAGGACCGGACCCTGACCACCAA CATGGACAAGCTGCACCTGATACTGGCCGAGCTGTCCCTGAGCCTCAACCACGTGCCCAACTTCACCATCTTTGAGCACATGGTGACGCCAGCCGAGTACCTCAGCAGCCACCTGGAGACACGCTTCACCAA GGCCATCGTGGCCATGGCAGGCTACAGCCAGGCCACGCAGGAGGTGGTGCGGCCCTCGGAGGTGCTGGCGGGGCTGAGCGCCTACATGACCTTCATCCAGTCACTGGGGCAGTTTGTGGGCTTGGACACAGGGCGCATCATCCGCAGTGTCCTCCTGCAGCAGACACAGCCCCGTGATGCAGCCGGTGAGCAGACGCTCACCACCATCTACACCAACTG GTACCTGGAGGCCCTGCTGCGGCAGGCCAGCACAGGGGCAATCGTCCTGGCCCCCGCCCTGCAGGCTTTCACCACAGTGCCGCGGGAGGGCGAGCCCCCCTTCAGTGCTGCCGAATTCTCCGATGTCTCAG AGATGCGGGCGCTGGCTGAGCTCATTGGGCCGTACGGCATGAAGTTCCTGAGTGACAACCTCATGTGGCACGTGGGCTCCCAGGTCACTGAGCTGAAG AAGCTGGTCAATGAGAACATGGACACACTGGTGCAGCTGCgctccagctcctgcaagcCTGAGCAGATGGCGGCTCTGCTGCCTCGACTGACCT CAGCCGAAAATGTTCTGAAGCGCATGACCATCATCGGGGAGATCCTGAGCTTCCGTGCCATGGCCCAGCAGGGCCTGCGGGAG GTCTTCTCCCACCACTGCCCCTTCCTGATGGGCCCCATTGAGTGTCTGACGGATGTTGTTACCCCTGAGACTGACATCCAG GTCACCCTGAGCATCTTTGAGCTGGCCTCGGCCACGGGGATCCCCTGCGAGGTCGACCCCGCACTGGTGAACGTCCTGGCTTCCAGCAAGACAG ATGGCTCATCGCCGGAGGAGGACTACAAAGTGGCCTGCCTGCTCCTGGTCTTCCTGGCcgtgtccctgcccctgcttGCTTCTGACCCGGCATCCATCTACAACACTGACATGGATG GCTACAACAACAACATCCACTGCCTGGCCAAGGCCATCATCCATGTGTCAGCCGCCCTCTTCACTGTCCACAACAAGAACATTGAGACTCACCTCAAGGAGTTCCTGCTG CTGGCCTCTGTCAGCCTCCTGCATTTGGGCCAGGAGATGGACAAGGTGCGTGCCAGGAACCGTGACTCCATCTCCCTGCTCATGCAGCTG ATCGTGGCAGAGTCGTCCTTCTTGACGGTGGACATGTTGGAGGCTTGCTTCCCCTATGTCCTGCTCCGCAACGCCTACCGCGAGGTGTGCCGCGAGAACATGCTCAGCAGGGTCCACTTGCACTGA
- the NCKAP1L gene encoding nck-associated protein 1-like isoform X3, producing the protein MTGDRVSLSASTTSRSDKAMESSIKFISKKFPHLDVRSSTQHLGPVHKDKGDITRALGPFYHSFLDVLEFRDHVYELLNTIDANQCFFDIHVNYDFTKSYLDLVVTYVSLVLLLARTEDRRLLIGLYHCAHEMSHGSSDPSFTRLGQMVLEYDHPLKKLMEEFGPHTKAVTSALLSLHFLFARRNQGAEQWRSDQLLSLLSTTGTMLSPASSDTMACEYLSLEVMERWILMGFLVCPGALSSSPQCLELWRLALQGSLYITLLRDEALQIHKVTEELLSSLKGYGKRVADLKECKEHAVVHSGSLHRGRRVYLRGAVRELEALLEDQPGLLGPKALFVFMALSFCRDEVRWLVRHAEHVTKTKTPEDFADSHVAELLFLMEQLRSLVRRRVGVLQRYHVQYLARFDALVLSEVIQNLSVCPEEESIILSSFVSSLSALSVKEVDDKEQFDFTPLRLDWFRLQAYTSVAKASLPLGSNPDVGRIMNLIVFHTKLLDSLEELLAESSDLSDLCFYPRPVEKMFVATMEESSMLRYSIAFPLLCSHFSHCVHPMCPEEYPHLKAIALGLCNKFLEEMAWQASTCIMDVCAEQHKLSEQLLPKHCASTVSKARNKKTLKQSAKKGEPERDKPGAESQRKDRTLTTNMDKLHLILAELSLSLNHVPNFTIFEHMVTPAEYLSSHLETRFTKAIVAMAGYSQATQEVVRPSEVLAGLSAYMTFIQSLGQFVGLDTGRIIRSVLLQQTQPRDAAGEQTLTTIYTNWYLEALLRQASTGAIVLAPALQAFTTVPREGEPPFSAAEFSDVSEMRALAELIGPYGMKFLSDNLMWHVGSQVTELKKLVNENMDTLVQLRSSSCKPEQMAALLPRLTSAENVLKRMTIIGEILSFRAMAQQGLREVFSHHCPFLMGPIECLTDVVTPETDIQVTLSIFELASATGIPCEVDPALVNVLASSKTDGSSPEEDYKVACLLLVFLAVSLPLLASDPASIYNTDMDGYNNNIHCLAKAIIHVSAALFTVHNKNIETHLKEFLLLASVSLLHLGQEMDKVRARNRDSISLLMQLIVAESSFLTVDMLEACFPYVLLRNAYREVCRENMLSRVHLH; encoded by the exons ATGACCGGGGACAGGGTGTCCTTGTCCGCATCTACAACATCAAGAAG TGACAAGGCCATGGAGTCCTCCATCAAGTTCATCAGCAAGAAGTTTCCTCACCTGGATGTGCGGAGCAGCACA CAACACCTAGGGCCAGTGCACAAGGACAAGGGGGACATTACCCGGGCGTTGGGACCCTTTTACCACTCCTTCCTGGATGTCCTGGAGTTCAGG GACCACGTCTATGAGCTACTGAACACAATCGATGCCAACCAGTGCTTCTTTGATATC CATGTCAACTATGATTTCACCAAGAGCTACCTGGACCTGGTTGTCACCTATgtgtcccttgtcctgctgctggcccgCACTGAGGACCGCCGGCTGCTCATCGGCCTGTACCACTGTGCCCACGAGATGAGCCATGGCTCAAG TGACCCCAGCTTCACCCGCCTGGGACAGATGGTGCTGGAGTACGACCACCCCCTCAAGAAGCTGATGGAGGAATTTGGGCCACACACTAAG GCTGTCACCAGTGCCCTCCTGTCCCTCCATTTCCTCTTTGCCCGGAGGAAccagggtgctgagcagtggCGCAGCGACCAGCTCCTCAGTCTGCTCAGCACCACCGGCACCATGCTTAGCCCTGCCAGCTCTGACACC ATGGCCTGTGAGTACCTGTCCCTGGAGGTGATGGAGCGCTGGATCCTCA TGGGGTTCCTGGTGTGCCCAGGGGCGCTGAGCTCGTCCCCACAGTGCCTGGAGCTGTGGCGGCTGGCGCTGCAGGGCTCACTTTACATCACCCTCCTCCGTGATGAAGCTCTCCAGATCCACAAGGTCACCGAGGAGTTGCTCAGCAGCCTCAAAGG GTATGGGAAGCGGGTGGCTGATCTCAAGGAGTGCAAGGAACATGCTGTGGTTCACAG TGGCTCCCTGCACCGGGGCCGGCGGGTGTACCTGCGTGGGGCCGTGCGGGAGCTAGAGGCACTGCTGGAGgaccagcctgggctgctgggacCCAAG GCCCTCTTTGTCTTCATGGCACTCTCCTTCTGCCGGGACGAGGTGAGGTGGCTGGTGCGGCACGCTGAGCATGTCACCAAGACCAAGACACCTGAGGACTTCGCTGACAG CCACGTcgcagagctgctttttctcatgGAGCAGCTGCGGAGCCTGGTGCGGCGGCGGGTTGGGGTGCTGCAGCGCTACCACGTCCAGTACCTAGCCCGCTTCGATGCCTTGGTGCTCAGCGAAGTCATCCAG AACCTTTCCGTGTGCCCCGAGGAGGAGTCCATCATTCTGTCGTCCTTCGTCAGCTCTCTCTCGGCTCTCTCTGTCAAGGAAG TTGATGACAAGGAGCAGTTTGATTTCACACCGCTCCGCCTGGACTGGTTCCGCCTGCAG GCCTACACCAGCGTGGCGAAGGCCTCGCTGCCACTGGGCTCCAACCCTGATGTGGGTCGCATCATGAACCTCATTGTTTTCCACACCAAACTGCTTGACTCCCTGGAGGAGCTACTGGCTGAGTCCTCTGACCTCTCCGACCTGTG TTTCTACCCTCGCCCTGTGGAGAAGATGTTTGTGGCGACGATGGAGGAGTCCTCGATGCTGCGCTACAGCAttgccttccctctgctctgcagccacttCTCCCACTGTGTCCATCCCATGTGCCCAGAGGAG TATCCCCACCTGAAGGCCATAGCACTGGGGCTGTGCAACAAGTTCCTGGAGGAGATGGCCTGGCAGGCCAGCACCTGCATCATGGATGtctgtgctgagcagcacaAGCTCAGTGAGCAG ctgctgcccaagCACTGTGCCTCTACCGTCAGCAAAGCCCGCAACAAGAAGACTCTGAAGCAGTCAGCCAAGAAGGGGGAGCCTGAGCGGGACAAGCCAGGGGCTGAAAGCCAGAGGAAGGACCGGACCCTGACCACCAA CATGGACAAGCTGCACCTGATACTGGCCGAGCTGTCCCTGAGCCTCAACCACGTGCCCAACTTCACCATCTTTGAGCACATGGTGACGCCAGCCGAGTACCTCAGCAGCCACCTGGAGACACGCTTCACCAA GGCCATCGTGGCCATGGCAGGCTACAGCCAGGCCACGCAGGAGGTGGTGCGGCCCTCGGAGGTGCTGGCGGGGCTGAGCGCCTACATGACCTTCATCCAGTCACTGGGGCAGTTTGTGGGCTTGGACACAGGGCGCATCATCCGCAGTGTCCTCCTGCAGCAGACACAGCCCCGTGATGCAGCCGGTGAGCAGACGCTCACCACCATCTACACCAACTG GTACCTGGAGGCCCTGCTGCGGCAGGCCAGCACAGGGGCAATCGTCCTGGCCCCCGCCCTGCAGGCTTTCACCACAGTGCCGCGGGAGGGCGAGCCCCCCTTCAGTGCTGCCGAATTCTCCGATGTCTCAG AGATGCGGGCGCTGGCTGAGCTCATTGGGCCGTACGGCATGAAGTTCCTGAGTGACAACCTCATGTGGCACGTGGGCTCCCAGGTCACTGAGCTGAAG AAGCTGGTCAATGAGAACATGGACACACTGGTGCAGCTGCgctccagctcctgcaagcCTGAGCAGATGGCGGCTCTGCTGCCTCGACTGACCT CAGCCGAAAATGTTCTGAAGCGCATGACCATCATCGGGGAGATCCTGAGCTTCCGTGCCATGGCCCAGCAGGGCCTGCGGGAG GTCTTCTCCCACCACTGCCCCTTCCTGATGGGCCCCATTGAGTGTCTGACGGATGTTGTTACCCCTGAGACTGACATCCAG GTCACCCTGAGCATCTTTGAGCTGGCCTCGGCCACGGGGATCCCCTGCGAGGTCGACCCCGCACTGGTGAACGTCCTGGCTTCCAGCAAGACAG ATGGCTCATCGCCGGAGGAGGACTACAAAGTGGCCTGCCTGCTCCTGGTCTTCCTGGCcgtgtccctgcccctgcttGCTTCTGACCCGGCATCCATCTACAACACTGACATGGATG GCTACAACAACAACATCCACTGCCTGGCCAAGGCCATCATCCATGTGTCAGCCGCCCTCTTCACTGTCCACAACAAGAACATTGAGACTCACCTCAAGGAGTTCCTGCTG CTGGCCTCTGTCAGCCTCCTGCATTTGGGCCAGGAGATGGACAAGGTGCGTGCCAGGAACCGTGACTCCATCTCCCTGCTCATGCAGCTG ATCGTGGCAGAGTCGTCCTTCTTGACGGTGGACATGTTGGAGGCTTGCTTCCCCTATGTCCTGCTCCGCAACGCCTACCGCGAGGTGTGCCGCGAGAACATGCTCAGCAGGGTCCACTTGCACTGA
- the NCKAP1L gene encoding nck-associated protein 1-like isoform X7, which produces MTGDRVSLSASTTSRSDKAMESSIKFISKKFPHLDVRSSTDHVYELLNTIDANQCFFDIHVNYDFTKSYLDLVVTYVSLVLLLARTEDRRLLIGLYHCAHEMSHGSSDPSFTRLGQMVLEYDHPLKKLMEEFGPHTKAVTSALLSLHFLFARRNQGAEQWRSDQLLSLLSTTGTMLSPASSDTMACEYLSLEVMERWILMGFLVCPGALSSSPQCLELWRLALQGSLYITLLRDEALQIHKVTEELLSSLKGYGKRVADLKECKEHAVVHSGSLHRGRRVYLRGAVRELEALLEDQPGLLGPKALFVFMALSFCRDEVRWLVRHAEHVTKTKTPEDFADSHVAELLFLMEQLRSLVRRRVGVLQRYHVQYLARFDALVLSEVIQNLSVCPEEESIILSSFVSSLSALSVKEVDDKEQFDFTPLRLDWFRLQAYTSVAKASLPLGSNPDVGRIMNLIVFHTKLLDSLEELLAESSDLSDLCFYPRPVEKMFVATMEESSMLRYSIAFPLLCSHFSHCVHPMCPEEYPHLKAIALGLCNKFLEEMAWQASTCIMDVCAEQHKLSEQLLPKHCASTVSKARNKKTLKQSAKKGEPERDKPGAESQRKDRTLTTNMDKLHLILAELSLSLNHVPNFTIFEHMVTPAEYLSSHLETRFTKAIVAMAGYSQATQEVVRPSEVLAGLSAYMTFIQSLGQFVGLDTGRIIRSVLLQQTQPRDAAGEQTLTTIYTNWYLEALLRQASTGAIVLAPALQAFTTVPREGEPPFSAAEFSDVSEMRALAELIGPYGMKFLSDNLMWHVGSQVTELKKLVNENMDTLVQLRSSSCKPEQMAALLPRLTSAENVLKRMTIIGEILSFRAMAQQGLREVFSHHCPFLMGPIECLTDVVTPETDIQVTLSIFELASATGIPCEVDPALVNVLASSKTDGSSPEEDYKVACLLLVFLAVSLPLLASDPASIYNTDMDGYNNNIHCLAKAIIHVSAALFTVHNKNIETHLKEFLLLASVSLLHLGQEMDKVRARNRDSISLLMQLIVAESSFLTVDMLEACFPYVLLRNAYREVCRENMLSRVHLH; this is translated from the exons ATGACCGGGGACAGGGTGTCCTTGTCCGCATCTACAACATCAAGAAG TGACAAGGCCATGGAGTCCTCCATCAAGTTCATCAGCAAGAAGTTTCCTCACCTGGATGTGCGGAGCAGCACA GACCACGTCTATGAGCTACTGAACACAATCGATGCCAACCAGTGCTTCTTTGATATC CATGTCAACTATGATTTCACCAAGAGCTACCTGGACCTGGTTGTCACCTATgtgtcccttgtcctgctgctggcccgCACTGAGGACCGCCGGCTGCTCATCGGCCTGTACCACTGTGCCCACGAGATGAGCCATGGCTCAAG TGACCCCAGCTTCACCCGCCTGGGACAGATGGTGCTGGAGTACGACCACCCCCTCAAGAAGCTGATGGAGGAATTTGGGCCACACACTAAG GCTGTCACCAGTGCCCTCCTGTCCCTCCATTTCCTCTTTGCCCGGAGGAAccagggtgctgagcagtggCGCAGCGACCAGCTCCTCAGTCTGCTCAGCACCACCGGCACCATGCTTAGCCCTGCCAGCTCTGACACC ATGGCCTGTGAGTACCTGTCCCTGGAGGTGATGGAGCGCTGGATCCTCA TGGGGTTCCTGGTGTGCCCAGGGGCGCTGAGCTCGTCCCCACAGTGCCTGGAGCTGTGGCGGCTGGCGCTGCAGGGCTCACTTTACATCACCCTCCTCCGTGATGAAGCTCTCCAGATCCACAAGGTCACCGAGGAGTTGCTCAGCAGCCTCAAAGG GTATGGGAAGCGGGTGGCTGATCTCAAGGAGTGCAAGGAACATGCTGTGGTTCACAG TGGCTCCCTGCACCGGGGCCGGCGGGTGTACCTGCGTGGGGCCGTGCGGGAGCTAGAGGCACTGCTGGAGgaccagcctgggctgctgggacCCAAG GCCCTCTTTGTCTTCATGGCACTCTCCTTCTGCCGGGACGAGGTGAGGTGGCTGGTGCGGCACGCTGAGCATGTCACCAAGACCAAGACACCTGAGGACTTCGCTGACAG CCACGTcgcagagctgctttttctcatgGAGCAGCTGCGGAGCCTGGTGCGGCGGCGGGTTGGGGTGCTGCAGCGCTACCACGTCCAGTACCTAGCCCGCTTCGATGCCTTGGTGCTCAGCGAAGTCATCCAG AACCTTTCCGTGTGCCCCGAGGAGGAGTCCATCATTCTGTCGTCCTTCGTCAGCTCTCTCTCGGCTCTCTCTGTCAAGGAAG TTGATGACAAGGAGCAGTTTGATTTCACACCGCTCCGCCTGGACTGGTTCCGCCTGCAG GCCTACACCAGCGTGGCGAAGGCCTCGCTGCCACTGGGCTCCAACCCTGATGTGGGTCGCATCATGAACCTCATTGTTTTCCACACCAAACTGCTTGACTCCCTGGAGGAGCTACTGGCTGAGTCCTCTGACCTCTCCGACCTGTG TTTCTACCCTCGCCCTGTGGAGAAGATGTTTGTGGCGACGATGGAGGAGTCCTCGATGCTGCGCTACAGCAttgccttccctctgctctgcagccacttCTCCCACTGTGTCCATCCCATGTGCCCAGAGGAG TATCCCCACCTGAAGGCCATAGCACTGGGGCTGTGCAACAAGTTCCTGGAGGAGATGGCCTGGCAGGCCAGCACCTGCATCATGGATGtctgtgctgagcagcacaAGCTCAGTGAGCAG ctgctgcccaagCACTGTGCCTCTACCGTCAGCAAAGCCCGCAACAAGAAGACTCTGAAGCAGTCAGCCAAGAAGGGGGAGCCTGAGCGGGACAAGCCAGGGGCTGAAAGCCAGAGGAAGGACCGGACCCTGACCACCAA CATGGACAAGCTGCACCTGATACTGGCCGAGCTGTCCCTGAGCCTCAACCACGTGCCCAACTTCACCATCTTTGAGCACATGGTGACGCCAGCCGAGTACCTCAGCAGCCACCTGGAGACACGCTTCACCAA GGCCATCGTGGCCATGGCAGGCTACAGCCAGGCCACGCAGGAGGTGGTGCGGCCCTCGGAGGTGCTGGCGGGGCTGAGCGCCTACATGACCTTCATCCAGTCACTGGGGCAGTTTGTGGGCTTGGACACAGGGCGCATCATCCGCAGTGTCCTCCTGCAGCAGACACAGCCCCGTGATGCAGCCGGTGAGCAGACGCTCACCACCATCTACACCAACTG GTACCTGGAGGCCCTGCTGCGGCAGGCCAGCACAGGGGCAATCGTCCTGGCCCCCGCCCTGCAGGCTTTCACCACAGTGCCGCGGGAGGGCGAGCCCCCCTTCAGTGCTGCCGAATTCTCCGATGTCTCAG AGATGCGGGCGCTGGCTGAGCTCATTGGGCCGTACGGCATGAAGTTCCTGAGTGACAACCTCATGTGGCACGTGGGCTCCCAGGTCACTGAGCTGAAG AAGCTGGTCAATGAGAACATGGACACACTGGTGCAGCTGCgctccagctcctgcaagcCTGAGCAGATGGCGGCTCTGCTGCCTCGACTGACCT CAGCCGAAAATGTTCTGAAGCGCATGACCATCATCGGGGAGATCCTGAGCTTCCGTGCCATGGCCCAGCAGGGCCTGCGGGAG GTCTTCTCCCACCACTGCCCCTTCCTGATGGGCCCCATTGAGTGTCTGACGGATGTTGTTACCCCTGAGACTGACATCCAG GTCACCCTGAGCATCTTTGAGCTGGCCTCGGCCACGGGGATCCCCTGCGAGGTCGACCCCGCACTGGTGAACGTCCTGGCTTCCAGCAAGACAG ATGGCTCATCGCCGGAGGAGGACTACAAAGTGGCCTGCCTGCTCCTGGTCTTCCTGGCcgtgtccctgcccctgcttGCTTCTGACCCGGCATCCATCTACAACACTGACATGGATG GCTACAACAACAACATCCACTGCCTGGCCAAGGCCATCATCCATGTGTCAGCCGCCCTCTTCACTGTCCACAACAAGAACATTGAGACTCACCTCAAGGAGTTCCTGCTG CTGGCCTCTGTCAGCCTCCTGCATTTGGGCCAGGAGATGGACAAGGTGCGTGCCAGGAACCGTGACTCCATCTCCCTGCTCATGCAGCTG ATCGTGGCAGAGTCGTCCTTCTTGACGGTGGACATGTTGGAGGCTTGCTTCCCCTATGTCCTGCTCCGCAACGCCTACCGCGAGGTGTGCCGCGAGAACATGCTCAGCAGGGTCCACTTGCACTGA